One window from the genome of Mauremys mutica isolate MM-2020 ecotype Southern chromosome 4, ASM2049712v1, whole genome shotgun sequence encodes:
- the LOC123368185 gene encoding 60S ribosomal protein L12-like, which yields MPPKFDPNEIKVVFLRCTGGEVGATSALAPKIGPLGLSPKKVGDDIAKATGDWKGLRITVKLTIQNRQAQIEVVPSASALIIKALKEPPRDRKKQKNIKHSGSGSFDEIVNIARQMRHRSLARELSELIQKPRTHNREVN from the coding sequence ATGCCGCCCAAGTTCGACCCCAACGAGATCAAAGTCGTGTTCCTGAGATGTACCGGCGGGGAGGTCGGTGCCACTTCTGCGCTGGCACCTAAAATTGGCCCTTTGGGTTTGTCTCCCAAAAAGGTTGGTGATGACATTGCCAAGGCAACAGGTGACTGGAAGGGGCTGAGGATCACCGTGAAACTCACTATCCAGAACAGGCAAGCTCAGATTGAGGTTGTCCCTTCTGCCTCTGCCCTGATCATCAAAGCCCTCAAGGAGCCTCCTCGTGACAGGAAGAAGCAGAAGAACATTAAACACAGTGGCAGTGGCAGCTTTGATGAGATAGTAAACATCGCACGTCAGATGAGGCACAGGTCCTTGGCTCGGGAGCTCTCTGAGCTAATACAGAAGCCAAGAACTCACAACAGGGAAGTTAATTAA
- the DHCR7 gene encoding 7-dehydrocholesterol reductase encodes MAAFPERKSEERKHKNIPNDSGASQGQWGRAWEVDWFSLASVLFLLTFSPLIVYYFIMSCDQYHCSLTDPIIDVLMGNSHLSDIWNKTPSLSWKSANIYICWVTFQVMLYILVPDFCHKFLPGYVGGVQEGALTPAGTVNKYEINGLQAWIITHALWFANAYYFHWFSPAIIFDNWIPLLWCANILGYAVSTFAMIKSYLFPSNPNDCKFTGNLFYDYMMGIEFNPRIGKWFDFKLFFNGRPGIVAWTLINLSYAAKQQELYGQVTNSMILVNVLQGIYVLDFFWNEAWYLKTIDICHDHFGWYLGWGDCVWLPYLYTLQGLYLVYHPVQLSTANAVGILLLGLVGYYIFRMTNHQKDLFRRTDGNCKIWGKKPEYIECSYTSVDGTKYYSKLMISGFWGVARHFNYTGDLMGSLAYCLTCGFEHILPYFYIIYMTILLTHRCIRDEHRCSSKYGKDWKRYTTTVPYRLIPGVF; translated from the exons ATGGCAGCCTTTCCCGAAAGAAAATCTGAAGAAAGGAAACACAAGAACATCCCAAATGATTCTGGAGCATCTCAAGGCCAATGGGGAAGAGCCTG GGAAGTAGACTGGTTTTCCTTGGCCAGCGTCCTCTTCCTGCTTACATTTTCTCCACTCATCGTATATTACTTTATAATGTCGTGTGATCAGTACCATTGCTCTCTGACGGACCCCATCATTGATGTGCTCATGGGGAATTCCCATCTCTCCGACATCTGGAACAAGACACCCTCCCTGAGCTGGAAATCTGCTAACATCTATATATGTTGGGTCACTTTCCAG GTGATGTTATATATATTAGTTCCTGATTTCTGCCACAAGTTTCTACCTGGATATGTAGGAGGAGTACAAGAAGGTGCTCTGACCCCTGCTG GCACAGTAAATAAATATGAAATCAATGGACTTCAAGCCTGGATCATTACCCATGCTCTCTGGTTTGCAAATGCTTACTACTTCCACTGGTTCTCACCCGCCATCATTTTTGACAACTGGATTCCTCTCCTGTGGTGTGCTAATATTCTGGGTTACGCAGTTTCCACATTTGCAATGATTAAAAGCTACCTTTTCCCCAGTAACCCCAATGATTG CAAATTCACTGGCAATTTATTTTATGACTATATGATGGGGATTGAATTTAACCCTCGTATAGGGAAGTGGTTTGATTTCAAGCTGTTCTTCAATGGCCGGCCTGGTATTGTAGCCTGGACTCTAATTAACCTCTCCTACGCTGCCAAACAACAGGAACTGTATGGTCAGGTGACCAACTCGATGATCCTTGTCAATGTCCTACAG GGTATTTATGTATTGGACTTCTTCTGGAATGAAGCTTGGTATTTGAAAACTATTGATATCTGCCATGATCATTTTGGATGGTACCTGGGCTGGGGAGACTGCGTTTGGCTGCCTTACCTCTACACTCTGCAG GGTTTATATTTGGTTTACCATCCTGTACAGCTCTCAACAGCTAATGCAGTTGGGATCCTGCTGTTGGGGCTGGTTGGCTATTATATCTTCAGGATGACCAACCACCAAAAAGATCTCTTCCGTCGCACAGATGGGAACTGCAAGATCTGGGGTAAAAAGCCAGAATATATTGAATGCTCCTACACGTCAGTGGATGGGACCAAATACTACAGCAAGCTGATGATTTCAGGATTCTGGGGTGTGGCGCGCCATTTTAACTACACAGGTGACCTGATGGGCTCCCTGGCATACTGCCTGACTTGTGGCTTTGAGCACATCCTGCCTTATTTCTACATCATTTACATGACCATTCTGCTGACCCACCGCTGCATCAGGGATGAACACCGTTGCTCCAGTAAATACGGCAAGGACTGGAAGCGCTACACTACTACAGTTCCTTACCGACTAATACCAGGAGTATTTTAA